The proteins below come from a single Solea solea chromosome 6, fSolSol10.1, whole genome shotgun sequence genomic window:
- the LOC131460649 gene encoding trypsin-like isoform X1, translating into MSLLMCSCVVLLQLTKVHSAPLMEGRIIGGFTATPDLNYIVSLQNINGQHFCGGSLVHRYWVLTAAHCNIGAENMMIVAGDYSLNIFEGYEQYAKPQRLITHPLYNKSSNNADIMLIKLRVPMLMNRYLSLSHLPRQGTGVAEGHLCQVSGWGYSSLDEGQTSFTLQTVTVPIISNARCNGSESYNGNITANMICAGFMTGGKDACKGDSGGPLVCGGRAYGIVSWGTGCGDAGFPGVYTAVSNFRRWIDQTIYGSFVRCT; encoded by the exons ATGAGcctgctcatgtgttcatgtgttgtgCTACTGCAactcaccaaagtccaca GCGCTCCGCTCATGGAGGGCCGTATCATCGGTGGTTTCACTGCAACACCAGACCTCAACTACATTGTGTCACTGCAGAACATCAACGGCCAACACTTCTGTGGAGGATCCTTGGTTCACAGGTACTGGGTCCTGACTGCAGCGCACTGTAACATCGG GGCTGAGAACATGATGATAGTGGCGGGCGACTACTCATTAAATATCTTCGAGGGTTATGAGCAGTATGCTAAACCCCAGCGGCTGATCACCCATCCCCTCTACAACAAGAGCAGCAACAATGCAGACATCATGCTCATTAAG TTGCGGGTACCCATGCTGATGAACAGATATCTGTCGCTGTCGCACCTCCCCAGGCAGGGGACAGGTGTGGCTGAAGGTCACCTGTGTCAGGTGTCTGGTTGGGGCTACAGCAGTCTCGATGAAGGCCAGACCAGCTTCACTCTGCAGACGGTCACAGTGCCCATCATTTCAAACGCAAGGTGTAACGGCAGTGAGTCGTATAACGGAAACATCACAGCCAACATGATCTGTGCCGGATTCATGACCGGAGGAAAGGATGCGTGCAAG GGCGACTCCGGCGGCCCGCTGGTGTGCGGGGGGCGCGCCTACGGCATCGTCTCCTGGGGGACAGGCTGCGGAGATGCTGGGTTTCCGGGAGTCTACACAGCCGTGTCCAACTTCCGCCGGTGGATAGATCAAACCATCTATGGGTCCTTTGTACGCTGCACCTAA
- the LOC131460649 gene encoding trypsin-like isoform X2 produces the protein MSLLMCSCVVLLQLTKVHSAPLMEGRIIGGFTATPDLNYIVSLQNINGQHFCGGSLVHRAENMMIVAGDYSLNIFEGYEQYAKPQRLITHPLYNKSSNNADIMLIKLRVPMLMNRYLSLSHLPRQGTGVAEGHLCQVSGWGYSSLDEGQTSFTLQTVTVPIISNARCNGSESYNGNITANMICAGFMTGGKDACKGDSGGPLVCGGRAYGIVSWGTGCGDAGFPGVYTAVSNFRRWIDQTIYGSFVRCT, from the exons ATGAGcctgctcatgtgttcatgtgttgtgCTACTGCAactcaccaaagtccaca GCGCTCCGCTCATGGAGGGCCGTATCATCGGTGGTTTCACTGCAACACCAGACCTCAACTACATTGTGTCACTGCAGAACATCAACGGCCAACACTTCTGTGGAGGATCCTTGGTTCACAG GGCTGAGAACATGATGATAGTGGCGGGCGACTACTCATTAAATATCTTCGAGGGTTATGAGCAGTATGCTAAACCCCAGCGGCTGATCACCCATCCCCTCTACAACAAGAGCAGCAACAATGCAGACATCATGCTCATTAAG TTGCGGGTACCCATGCTGATGAACAGATATCTGTCGCTGTCGCACCTCCCCAGGCAGGGGACAGGTGTGGCTGAAGGTCACCTGTGTCAGGTGTCTGGTTGGGGCTACAGCAGTCTCGATGAAGGCCAGACCAGCTTCACTCTGCAGACGGTCACAGTGCCCATCATTTCAAACGCAAGGTGTAACGGCAGTGAGTCGTATAACGGAAACATCACAGCCAACATGATCTGTGCCGGATTCATGACCGGAGGAAAGGATGCGTGCAAG GGCGACTCCGGCGGCCCGCTGGTGTGCGGGGGGCGCGCCTACGGCATCGTCTCCTGGGGGACAGGCTGCGGAGATGCTGGGTTTCCGGGAGTCTACACAGCCGTGTCCAACTTCCGCCGGTGGATAGATCAAACCATCTATGGGTCCTTTGTACGCTGCACCTAA